Within Candidatus Cloacimonadota bacterium, the genomic segment CAGCTTACTCAAAGTCCCGACATCCGCTTCGTTAAAATTGGTGCCCTGGCTAGCGTAGAGAAAATGGAATTATGCGCTGATTTTTTGGACAAGAGCTCCGGTTATCGCGTGATCCTGGATCCGGTAATCGCTCCCAGCAGCGGTCAAGCCTTCATAGATGAAGAAAACCTTTTTTGCCTGCACAAGCTGGCAGATAAAGCACATTTCATCTGCCCAAACATCCCCGAACTTGAGATACTGAGTGCGCACCGGATCAGCAATATCCAAGATGCACTCCTCGCAGCACAGGATCTGTGTCACAAAAGCGGGGCAAGCGTGTTGCTAACTGGCGGGCACCGGCTAGCCGAGGCAGTTATCAGTCCCGAAAGCGAAAGCACGGTGCAAGAACTCACTGAAGCCTATGTAAGCCCAAGAGACTGCCATCTGCATACATTTACAGCGCACAATTGGCACTATAGTCATGGCACGGGCTGCGCTCTGGCCACCGCTTTTATGTGTTATCTGGCTCAAGACATTACTCCACCACTGGCATTTCCCAGAGCTTCGGCTTTTGTGCGTAGATTCTACGACAGAATAAACGGAATTAGGACAATGCCATAGAATAGCGGGAACAAGCACGTATCGGTGCCCCTTACTAGCGGCATCTTGCTTTATCACCTTTATCTTTCGCTGTTGCTAGAAGCATGAAAAATCATCTTTTACTTGACAAAGCTTGAGCAGCAGTCT encodes:
- a CDS encoding bifunctional hydroxymethylpyrimidine kinase/phosphomethylpyrimidine kinase; its protein translation is MPDVMATIGAIDSSGGAGINQDIRIAALFGFRLQCCVGAITIQDSLGLKAIHNVPREAFLGALKQLTQSPDIRFVKIGALASVEKMELCADFLDKSSGYRVILDPVIAPSSGQAFIDEENLFCLHKLADKAHFICPNIPELEILSAHRISNIQDALLAAQDLCHKSGASVLLTGGHRLAEAVISPESESTVQELTEAYVSPRDCHLHTFTAHNWHYSHGTGCALATAFMCYLAQDITPPLAFPRASAFVRRFYDRINGIRTMP